A genomic region of Zea mays cultivar B73 chromosome 6, Zm-B73-REFERENCE-NAM-5.0, whole genome shotgun sequence contains the following coding sequences:
- the LOC103629833 gene encoding uncharacterized protein isoform X1: MAEHKSSSSVACCTSVELPTLAATPSPSPPWIWPSLHLSFQPWTATSPAYSRSAPHLLNISAPCPISLSRATLLVLHGVDMGLAPATSPRWVSSGRRDAASYTSCASLVLALALVHGAAAATTLLRVAPSTCSMKYCSELQLDLHSPCATSQTPLVVDVVLRASSVRRKSQVHGQHIHNSNPIGQVIYLVLFMSLLLCIMHII, from the exons ATGGCCGAGCACaagtcttcctcaagcgtcgcctGCTGTACCAGTGTCGAGCTCCCCACGCTCGCCGCTACTCCTAGCCCCTCTCCTCCCTGGATTTGGCCCAGTCTCCATCTCTCTTTCCAGCCATGGACGGCGACCTCTCCTGCCTACAGCAGGTCAGCGCCCCATCTCCTCAACATCTCGGCTCCCTGTCCCATCTCTCTCTCACGAGCCACTCTTCTCGTTCTCCATGGCGTCGACATGGGGCTCGCCCCTGCAACCTCGCCTCGCTGGGTCTCCTCAGGGCGCCGGGATGCTGCTTCCTATACATCGTGCGCCTCCCTGGTGCTTGCTCTCGCCCTAGTCCATGGAGCAGCAGCAGCCACGACACTCCTTCGTGTCGCGCCCTCGACGTGTTCGATGAAATACTGCAGCGAGCTCCAACTCGATCTGCACAGCCCCTGCGCGACGTCACAAACTCCG CTCGTTGTCGATGTCGTGCTTCGGGCATCGAGTGTTCGACGAAAATCCCAAGTCCATGGACAGCACATACACAACTCAAATCCGATCGGCCAG
- the LOC103629833 gene encoding uncharacterized protein LOC103629833 — MAEHKSSSSVACCTSVELPTLAATPSPSPPWIWPSLHLSFQPWTATSPAYSRSAPHLLNISAPCPISLSRATLLVLHGVDMGLAPATSPRWVSSGRRDAASYTSCASLVLALALVHGAAAATTLLRVAPSTCSMKYCSELQLDLHSPCATSQTPLVVDVVLRASSVRRKSQVHGQHIHNSNPIGQVR; from the exons ATGGCCGAGCACaagtcttcctcaagcgtcgcctGCTGTACCAGTGTCGAGCTCCCCACGCTCGCCGCTACTCCTAGCCCCTCTCCTCCCTGGATTTGGCCCAGTCTCCATCTCTCTTTCCAGCCATGGACGGCGACCTCTCCTGCCTACAGCAGGTCAGCGCCCCATCTCCTCAACATCTCGGCTCCCTGTCCCATCTCTCTCTCACGAGCCACTCTTCTCGTTCTCCATGGCGTCGACATGGGGCTCGCCCCTGCAACCTCGCCTCGCTGGGTCTCCTCAGGGCGCCGGGATGCTGCTTCCTATACATCGTGCGCCTCCCTGGTGCTTGCTCTCGCCCTAGTCCATGGAGCAGCAGCAGCCACGACACTCCTTCGTGTCGCGCCCTCGACGTGTTCGATGAAATACTGCAGCGAGCTCCAACTCGATCTGCACAGCCCCTGCGCGACGTCACAAACTCCG CTCGTTGTCGATGTCGTGCTTCGGGCATCGAGTGTTCGACGAAAATCCCAAGTCCATGGACAGCACATACACAACTCAAATCCGATCGGCCAG
- the LOC103629833 gene encoding uncharacterized protein isoform X2: MAEHKSSSSVACCTSVELPTLAATPSPSPPWIWPSLHLSFQPWTATSPAYSRSAPHLLNISAPCPISLSRATLLVLHGVDMGLAPATSPRWVSSGRRDAASYTSCASLVLALALVHGAAAATTLLRVAPSTCSMKYCSELQLDLHSPCATSQTPLVVDVVLRASSVRRKSQVHGQHIHNSNPIGQVISLFCCGWC, from the exons ATGGCCGAGCACaagtcttcctcaagcgtcgcctGCTGTACCAGTGTCGAGCTCCCCACGCTCGCCGCTACTCCTAGCCCCTCTCCTCCCTGGATTTGGCCCAGTCTCCATCTCTCTTTCCAGCCATGGACGGCGACCTCTCCTGCCTACAGCAGGTCAGCGCCCCATCTCCTCAACATCTCGGCTCCCTGTCCCATCTCTCTCTCACGAGCCACTCTTCTCGTTCTCCATGGCGTCGACATGGGGCTCGCCCCTGCAACCTCGCCTCGCTGGGTCTCCTCAGGGCGCCGGGATGCTGCTTCCTATACATCGTGCGCCTCCCTGGTGCTTGCTCTCGCCCTAGTCCATGGAGCAGCAGCAGCCACGACACTCCTTCGTGTCGCGCCCTCGACGTGTTCGATGAAATACTGCAGCGAGCTCCAACTCGATCTGCACAGCCCCTGCGCGACGTCACAAACTCCG CTCGTTGTCGATGTCGTGCTTCGGGCATCGAGTGTTCGACGAAAATCCCAAGTCCATGGACAGCACATACACAACTCAAATCCGATCGGCCAG